A portion of the Homalodisca vitripennis isolate AUS2020 chromosome 2, UT_GWSS_2.1, whole genome shotgun sequence genome contains these proteins:
- the LOC124354313 gene encoding serine hydroxymethyltransferase-like isoform X2 has product MESVEGFATTNSTMSTLLSTPLKESDPELYELIKSERKRQRQGLEMIASENFTSVSVLQVLGSCLTNKYSEGLPGQRYYGGNKYIDKIELLCQKRALEAFRLKPEEWGANVQPYSGSPANMAVYTALLQPHDRIMGLDLPDGGHLTHGFMTAKKKISATSIFFESMPYKVDPTTGLIDYDKLAENARLFKPKVIIAGISCYSRCLDYKRFREIADENGAYLFSDMAHVSGLVAAGVIPSPFDYSDVVSTTTHKTLRGPRSGIIFFRKGVRSVGKNGEKVMYDLESRVNEAVFPSLQGGPHNHQIAATAAALLQAQTPEFREYQEQVIKNAKALCAGLQGKGYKISTDGTDVHLILVDVRSAKLTGAKAEFVLEVIDIACNKNTVPGDKSAMNPSGIRLGTPALTTRGLKESDMERVVDFIDRGLKLGQEAQLVSGPKLVDYKKVLLEDKTIVPKVEALRKEVEDFSEQFPIPSFQEI; this is encoded by the exons ATGGAGAGTGTTGAAG GTTTTGCAACAACAAACTCCACGATGAGCACTTTGCTCTCTACTCCTCTCAAGGAGTCAGATCCGGAGCTTTACGAGCTGATCAAATCAGAGAGAAAACGGCAACGGCAGGGGTTAGAGATGATAGCTTCAGAGAATTTTACATCTGTGTCAGTCCTACAAGTACTTGGATCCTGTCTGACTAACAAATACTCTGAAGGTCTTCCTGGTCAACG GTATTATGGCGGTAACAAATACATCGACAAGATAGAACTGCTTTGTCAGAAGAGGGCACTAGAAGCGTTTAGGCTGAAACCAGAGGAATGGGGAGCTAATGTCCAGCCATACTCTGGGTCCCCAGCAAACATGGCTGTTTACACGGCTCTGCTGCAACCTCACGATAGGATCATGG gCCTGGATCTACCTGATGGTGGTCATCTGACTCACGGGTTTATGACGGCCAAGAAGAAAATCTCTGCTACGTCAATCTTCTTCGAGTCAATGCCCTACAAAGTAGATCCAACTACTGGGCTGATAGACTACGACAAGTTAGCTGAGAATGCTAGACTCTTCAAACCCAAAGTCATCATTGCCG GTATTAGCTGTTACTCTCGGTGTTTGGATTACAAGCGTTTCCGTGAAATAGCCGATGAGAACGGTGCCTATCTGTTCTCAGACATGGCACATGTGTCAGGTTTGGTTGCAGCAGGTGTCATCCCCTCCCCCTTTGACTACAGTGATGTTGTCAGCACCACGACTCACAAAACTCTCCGTGGACCAAGGTCTGGCATAATCTTCTTTAGAAAAG gTGTGAGGTCAGTCGGTAAGAACGGAGAGAAGGTGATGTATGACCTAGAGAGCCGAGTGAATGAAGCCGTGTTCCCCTCATTGCAGGGAGGGCCTCACAATCACCAGATTGCTGCCACTGCGGCTGCCCTCCTACAGGCTCAGACCCCGGAGTTCAGGGAATATCAGGAGCAG GTGATAAAGAATGCCAAAGCATTGTGTGCAGGACTCCAGGGGAAAGGGTACAAAATCTCAACAGATGGAACCGACGTTCATCTCATCCTAGTGGATGTTCGTTCAGCAAAACTGACCGGTGCAAAGGCAGAATTTGTTCTTGAAGTGATTGACATTGCATGCAATAAGAACACAG TACCTGGTGATAAGAGTGCCATGAATCCGAGTGGGATAAGATTGGGTACCCCTGCGTTAACCACTCGTGGCTTGAAGGAGTCTGATATGGAGCGAGTTGTGGATTTCATTGATAGAG GTCTAAAACTGGGTCAGGAAGCTCAACTTGTATCAGGACCCAAACTTGTTGACTACAAGAAAGTTCTCTTGGAAGACAAAACCATTGTGCCCAAAGTCGAAGCATTGAGAAAAGAAGttgaagatttctctgagcaatTCCCAATACCTTCATTCcaggaaatttaa
- the LOC124354313 gene encoding serine hydroxymethyltransferase-like isoform X3, translating into MSTLLSTPLKESDPELYELIKSERKRQRQGLEMIASENFTSVSVLQVLGSCLTNKYSEGLPGQRYYGGNKYIDKIELLCQKRALEAFRLKPEEWGANVQPYSGSPANMAVYTALLQPHDRIMGLDLPDGGHLTHGFMTAKKKISATSIFFESMPYKVDPTTGLIDYDKLAENARLFKPKVIIAGISCYSRCLDYKRFREIADENGAYLFSDMAHVSGLVAAGVIPSPFDYSDVVSTTTHKTLRGPRSGIIFFRKGVRSVGKNGEKVMYDLESRVNEAVFPSLQGGPHNHQIAATAAALLQAQTPEFREYQEQVIKNAKALCAGLQGKGYKISTDGTDVHLILVDVRSAKLTGAKAEFVLEVIDIACNKNTVPGDKSAMNPSGIRLGTPALTTRGLKESDMERVVDFIDRGLKLGQEAQLVSGPKLVDYKKVLLEDKTIVPKVEALRKEVEDFSEQFPIPSFQEI; encoded by the exons ATGAGCACTTTGCTCTCTACTCCTCTCAAGGAGTCAGATCCGGAGCTTTACGAGCTGATCAAATCAGAGAGAAAACGGCAACGGCAGGGGTTAGAGATGATAGCTTCAGAGAATTTTACATCTGTGTCAGTCCTACAAGTACTTGGATCCTGTCTGACTAACAAATACTCTGAAGGTCTTCCTGGTCAACG GTATTATGGCGGTAACAAATACATCGACAAGATAGAACTGCTTTGTCAGAAGAGGGCACTAGAAGCGTTTAGGCTGAAACCAGAGGAATGGGGAGCTAATGTCCAGCCATACTCTGGGTCCCCAGCAAACATGGCTGTTTACACGGCTCTGCTGCAACCTCACGATAGGATCATGG gCCTGGATCTACCTGATGGTGGTCATCTGACTCACGGGTTTATGACGGCCAAGAAGAAAATCTCTGCTACGTCAATCTTCTTCGAGTCAATGCCCTACAAAGTAGATCCAACTACTGGGCTGATAGACTACGACAAGTTAGCTGAGAATGCTAGACTCTTCAAACCCAAAGTCATCATTGCCG GTATTAGCTGTTACTCTCGGTGTTTGGATTACAAGCGTTTCCGTGAAATAGCCGATGAGAACGGTGCCTATCTGTTCTCAGACATGGCACATGTGTCAGGTTTGGTTGCAGCAGGTGTCATCCCCTCCCCCTTTGACTACAGTGATGTTGTCAGCACCACGACTCACAAAACTCTCCGTGGACCAAGGTCTGGCATAATCTTCTTTAGAAAAG gTGTGAGGTCAGTCGGTAAGAACGGAGAGAAGGTGATGTATGACCTAGAGAGCCGAGTGAATGAAGCCGTGTTCCCCTCATTGCAGGGAGGGCCTCACAATCACCAGATTGCTGCCACTGCGGCTGCCCTCCTACAGGCTCAGACCCCGGAGTTCAGGGAATATCAGGAGCAG GTGATAAAGAATGCCAAAGCATTGTGTGCAGGACTCCAGGGGAAAGGGTACAAAATCTCAACAGATGGAACCGACGTTCATCTCATCCTAGTGGATGTTCGTTCAGCAAAACTGACCGGTGCAAAGGCAGAATTTGTTCTTGAAGTGATTGACATTGCATGCAATAAGAACACAG TACCTGGTGATAAGAGTGCCATGAATCCGAGTGGGATAAGATTGGGTACCCCTGCGTTAACCACTCGTGGCTTGAAGGAGTCTGATATGGAGCGAGTTGTGGATTTCATTGATAGAG GTCTAAAACTGGGTCAGGAAGCTCAACTTGTATCAGGACCCAAACTTGTTGACTACAAGAAAGTTCTCTTGGAAGACAAAACCATTGTGCCCAAAGTCGAAGCATTGAGAAAAGAAGttgaagatttctctgagcaatTCCCAATACCTTCATTCcaggaaatttaa
- the LOC124354313 gene encoding serine hydroxymethyltransferase-like isoform X1 yields MFPLQCFTNNISKILVHNEPLLTYCVKKTLVTKYATIQQKGFATTNSTMSTLLSTPLKESDPELYELIKSERKRQRQGLEMIASENFTSVSVLQVLGSCLTNKYSEGLPGQRYYGGNKYIDKIELLCQKRALEAFRLKPEEWGANVQPYSGSPANMAVYTALLQPHDRIMGLDLPDGGHLTHGFMTAKKKISATSIFFESMPYKVDPTTGLIDYDKLAENARLFKPKVIIAGISCYSRCLDYKRFREIADENGAYLFSDMAHVSGLVAAGVIPSPFDYSDVVSTTTHKTLRGPRSGIIFFRKGVRSVGKNGEKVMYDLESRVNEAVFPSLQGGPHNHQIAATAAALLQAQTPEFREYQEQVIKNAKALCAGLQGKGYKISTDGTDVHLILVDVRSAKLTGAKAEFVLEVIDIACNKNTVPGDKSAMNPSGIRLGTPALTTRGLKESDMERVVDFIDRGLKLGQEAQLVSGPKLVDYKKVLLEDKTIVPKVEALRKEVEDFSEQFPIPSFQEI; encoded by the exons ATGTTTCCTCTccaatgttttacaaataatataagtaaGATTTTAGTGCACAATGAACCTCTGTTGACTTATTGCGTAAAAAAAACACTAGTAACCAAATATGCAACAATTCAACAAAAAG GTTTTGCAACAACAAACTCCACGATGAGCACTTTGCTCTCTACTCCTCTCAAGGAGTCAGATCCGGAGCTTTACGAGCTGATCAAATCAGAGAGAAAACGGCAACGGCAGGGGTTAGAGATGATAGCTTCAGAGAATTTTACATCTGTGTCAGTCCTACAAGTACTTGGATCCTGTCTGACTAACAAATACTCTGAAGGTCTTCCTGGTCAACG GTATTATGGCGGTAACAAATACATCGACAAGATAGAACTGCTTTGTCAGAAGAGGGCACTAGAAGCGTTTAGGCTGAAACCAGAGGAATGGGGAGCTAATGTCCAGCCATACTCTGGGTCCCCAGCAAACATGGCTGTTTACACGGCTCTGCTGCAACCTCACGATAGGATCATGG gCCTGGATCTACCTGATGGTGGTCATCTGACTCACGGGTTTATGACGGCCAAGAAGAAAATCTCTGCTACGTCAATCTTCTTCGAGTCAATGCCCTACAAAGTAGATCCAACTACTGGGCTGATAGACTACGACAAGTTAGCTGAGAATGCTAGACTCTTCAAACCCAAAGTCATCATTGCCG GTATTAGCTGTTACTCTCGGTGTTTGGATTACAAGCGTTTCCGTGAAATAGCCGATGAGAACGGTGCCTATCTGTTCTCAGACATGGCACATGTGTCAGGTTTGGTTGCAGCAGGTGTCATCCCCTCCCCCTTTGACTACAGTGATGTTGTCAGCACCACGACTCACAAAACTCTCCGTGGACCAAGGTCTGGCATAATCTTCTTTAGAAAAG gTGTGAGGTCAGTCGGTAAGAACGGAGAGAAGGTGATGTATGACCTAGAGAGCCGAGTGAATGAAGCCGTGTTCCCCTCATTGCAGGGAGGGCCTCACAATCACCAGATTGCTGCCACTGCGGCTGCCCTCCTACAGGCTCAGACCCCGGAGTTCAGGGAATATCAGGAGCAG GTGATAAAGAATGCCAAAGCATTGTGTGCAGGACTCCAGGGGAAAGGGTACAAAATCTCAACAGATGGAACCGACGTTCATCTCATCCTAGTGGATGTTCGTTCAGCAAAACTGACCGGTGCAAAGGCAGAATTTGTTCTTGAAGTGATTGACATTGCATGCAATAAGAACACAG TACCTGGTGATAAGAGTGCCATGAATCCGAGTGGGATAAGATTGGGTACCCCTGCGTTAACCACTCGTGGCTTGAAGGAGTCTGATATGGAGCGAGTTGTGGATTTCATTGATAGAG GTCTAAAACTGGGTCAGGAAGCTCAACTTGTATCAGGACCCAAACTTGTTGACTACAAGAAAGTTCTCTTGGAAGACAAAACCATTGTGCCCAAAGTCGAAGCATTGAGAAAAGAAGttgaagatttctctgagcaatTCCCAATACCTTCATTCcaggaaatttaa